The sequence GAGAAGCTTATGGGACATACCTACCTCACCGAGACACCTTATGGGTCTCCTTTAGTTACCGGAAAACTGCTCGAAGGAGAAGAGCGGGCAATGCCTATTGTAACCGCAGCAAAAAAGAGGGCGAAAACCCTTAACAAAGAGCTTTTGCTAGTGGACACTGCCGCCGGTACAAGCAACACTGTTTCCAAGGCATTGGAAGATTCAAAGCTTCTCATAGCAGTTACAGAGCCTACTCCACTTGGCCTTCATGATTTGACTCTTATCCTCGAGCTCGCCAAATTAATGGGCATAGAGGCATGGGTTGTTGTCAATAGGGCTGATATTGGAGAGAAAAAGAGAGTAGAAGAGATAGTGCAGAAATACAACGCCGAGATAATTGGGGAAATCCCATACAGCGAAGCTATTATCCAGAGTTATGTTAAAGGAGAACCTATAATCCTAACCGATAAAAAGGAAGCGAAAATCTTCAAAGGCCTTGCCGAAAGGGTAGCCAGTTATTTGGGGTGATTGAAATGCAGATCGCGATAGCGAGTGGAAAAGGTGGCGTAGGAAAATCGAGCGTAGCTGCTTCACTCATATACCTCCTCAAAGATGAGTATTCCCTAATAGCAGTTGATGCTGATGCCGACGCCCCAAACCTCGACCTGCTCTTTGGGGTTGAAAGGTGGGAAGAGGAAAAAGAGCTCATAGGTGCAAAAGTGGCAAGGATAAACACCAGCACCTGCATAAGGTGCGGTATATGCGCTGAAAGATGTCCCTATGACTGCATAAAGATTGTTGATGGAAATTACGTGGTTAATGAACTAACTTGTGAGGGTTGTGGAGTTTGCAAGCTCGTATGTCCTGTGGAAGGGGTAATCACTTTAGAGGAAGTCCGTTCAGGCATAGTTAGGAAAACAACAACCAAATACGGCTTCCCACTAATTTCAGCCCAGCTCGATGTGGGAAGACCAAACAGTGGAAAGCTCGTTACGGAGGAAAAAGAGTGGGCTAAACGGATCATGAAGGAGAAAGGAATAGAGCACATGATAGTTGATTCGGCAGCCGGAATAGGATGCCAAGTGATAGCAAGCCTTGGAGGGGCGGATGTAGCGATTCTTGTGGCAGAACCAACTCCCGCTTCGCTAAGTGACGTGAAAAGGGTTTACAAGGTTGTCCAGCACTTCAGAGAGCCAGCATACCTTATAATAAACAAAGCTGATCTGAATCCGGGCTTTAAGGGACTTTATGAATTCGCCGAGGAGGAGGGCATACCAATAATTGGTGAGATACCATACGATAGGGCACTCCCAAAAAGCATGGTAATGCTTAAGCCGGTAGTTGAAGTATTTCCGGATTCAAAAGCCTCTATAGTGCTCAAAGAAATAGCGGAAGTCGTTAAAGAGGAGATTTTAAAGTAGCTCCCTGCTCTTTAATTTTCTCATATAGAATCTCTTTCCTCCGTATTCCAGTTCTATGAGCTTTCCTTCTGCAATGAGCTTCTCCACAACATCCCATTCAGCGTTGGCTTTTTTCAAGAGCTCTTTTAGGGCATCTTCGCGCATTGGATGAACTGCAGCAATGCTGAGTATATCCTCTTCCACATTTCCGGTGAAGGCAAAGGCATTCCCCTCGTACCCTATAAGATACTCAACCTTTTCTTCCCCAATTGCCTCTGCAAATGTCTGGAAAGCCAGGTTAATAACTTCTTCCCTAGCTGGCTTCACCCATTTTTCCCACGGCGGCCTTGTAGGAACTGCTATGTAGGCTATATCCGGATTTAACTTCCTTAAAAACTTGGCAATTTTCTTAAACTCGTCCCCATAATTTATCCCATCTATAAGCATTGTCTCAGTCACGAGCTTGCCCTTGAACTCTTTTCTGAACTCTAGCATCCCCTCAAGAATTTTATCGAGTTTCAAGCTCTTATGTGGGCGATCTACTTTTCTCCACAAATCCTCAGTCACCGCATCGAGCTTTAGGGAAACAAAATCGAGCTTTAGGAGATCTTCTCTAACATCCTCCCTCCAGATGAGAGAGGAGTTCGTCAGAATTGCCAGCGGAATATTGAGAGACTTCAGCATCTCTATTTCCTTTCCCAAGTTTGCATCGAGAGTAGGTTCGCCATCGGGTACAAACGTAAGGTAATCTATGTGCTCTCCCTTTTCTTTAGCTTCCTCCACCTTTCTTTTAACCTCTTCAAAGACAAGCCCAGGTGGATAGAAAGACCTTCTCTCAATTTCCATTCTCAAGGTTCTCCCAATCTGGCAGTAAACGCATGCATAAGAGCAGACTTTATCTGGGATATTGTTTATTCCCAGGCTTTTGCCCAACCGTCTTGAGGGCACGGGGCCAAAGGCAATCATAGACTCACCAGTGTTAGGTTAGCCTAAGGGCGTTTAAAGATTTTGGAAACCTTGATTAAGATGAAGCCCCAAGAGATTATTGATGAGATGCAAAATATGTGGATATAAATCTGAGGAAATTAGCGAATCAATTGGGGTCTGCGTTAACTGCTTGCGAGAAAATCCGGAAGAAGCGCTAAAAATATCAAGGGAATCCCACCGGAAATGGCGTAGGCTCATAGGTTTGCCTCCAGAAGTGCCGAGAGAAGGCATTCAATGCCTGCTTTGCGTGAACGAATGCAAAATTCCGGAGGGAAGTTCCGGCTACTGCGGGGTAATGTGGAACAGGAAAGGAAAGTTAGTCCCCATAACTGGAAGCTTTGATAAGGCATATCTTCATTGGTATCTCGATCCTCATCCAACAAACTGTGTCGCAAGACCAGTTTGTCCAGAAAAAGAACATAGAGGATTTTACAACCTAGCAGTCTTCTTCGCCGGATGCAACTTAGATTGTCTTTTCTGCCAGAACATAGAGCATAAATACATGATAAAAAACGGGAGCGTAGATCCCTTTGAAGGGGTTGTCATAAGCTCAAAGGAGCTAGTAGATATAGCAATGAGAAGTAGAGTATCATGTGTGTGCTACTTTGGCGGCGATCCTACTCCACACAGCCCCTATGCAATAAAAACTTCAAGAGAAATTCTCAAACGAGCCGAGAAAGTTGGAGCAATAAAAAGAATTTGCTGGGAAACGAATGGGCTTGAAAATCCTAAGATAATTCGAGAGATGGCAAGAATAAGCCTTGAAAGTGGGGGAATAGTCAAGATTGACTGGAAAGCCTATACACCTAGTGTTTACGAGGCCTTAACTGGAATTAACGGGGAGAAAGCCCTTCAGAGAGTAAAGGAGAACATAAGGATTATAGTCTCAATGGACGAGAGAAAGGAGCCTCCCCTTTTAGTAGTTAGTACTCTTGTTGTGCCCCATTACATAGATGGGAAAGAGGTCGGTGGAATAGCGAGGTACCTTGCCCAGCTGAATCCGGATATACCATACGTTCTCTTAGCATTTGCACCGCAGCATCTAATGCACGACGTGCCAACTACCAGTAAGAAACAAATGGAAAGGGTTTACACAATCGCCAGAAAAGAAGGACTAAAACGAGTCTTCATCGGTAACCTCTGGCTCCTGAGATGATCTGGGGATTTCATTTCCCTGGGCAAGGATTATTAGCTCTCTCCCCTCAACAAGCATTTGGGCCACCTTTTTTCTTGCAGAGCTTAGAGCCCTCCACACAGTGCCCCTTGAGACACCCATTCTCTGCCCGGCTTCCTCTTGAGTTAACCCCTCATAATCCACCAGCCTTAACGCCTCAAACTCCTCGTAGGTCATGAAAATCGGAGGCTGCGGAGGGCCAAAAGGGGGCTTAGCTGGGTAGAAATGCCTAACCTCAGGTATGAAACCAATAAATCGCATTTTTCGTCTTCTACCTCTTCTCCATCCCATCCCGCGTGGCATTTTAACACCTAAACTACAGTTTGAGTTTCCCCTTTTTAGGTTTTGTGCGGCGGCGTATTTATAAACCTCCTTGCCAAAATATAGATTAATGTATCTGCGGAAAGACCTTATCCAGCCGAGGGTTTATCAAGAAGTAATCTACGCGAAGTGCAAAGACAAAAACAGCCTAGTTGTTCTGCCGACCGGATTAGGGAAAACTCTAATAGCTCAGATGATAGCTGACTATCGCTTATCTAAATACGGCGGGAAAGTTCTGATGCTCGCACCAACAAAACCCCTAGCCCTCCAACATAGAGAAAGCTTTCTGAAGCTTTTTGACCTTCCGGAGGAGAAGATAAACACATTAACTGGCGAGATCCAACCTGAGAGAAGAGAGGAAATATGGAAAAAAAGTATTATTATTACCGCTACTCCCCAAACGATAGAAAACGACCTTGTTGTTGGGAGGATAAGCCTTGAAGACGTTGTTCTGCTCGTCTTTGATGAAGCCCATAGGGCGGTGGGGAACTATGCTTATGTTTACATAGCCAAAGAATACATGAAACAAGCAAAACATCCCCTCATTTTGGGTCTTACGGCTTCTCCTGGAAGCGATGAGGCAAAGATTAAGGAGATTGTCAAGAACCTCTTCATAGAGCACATTGAGGTTAGAACCGAGAACTCTCCCGATGTTAAACCTTACGTCCAAGGGATAAAGTTTGAATGGGTTAGGGTAGAGCTGCCGGGGATCTACAAGGAAGTTAGAAAAATTCTAAGAGAAATGCTCAGAGATTCGTTGAAGCCTTTGGCTGAGGCAGGTCTTATCGAGAGCGCTTCTCCAGATGTTCCGAAAAAAGAAATCCTCAAAGCGGGACAGATAATAAACGCCGAGATGGCAAAAGGCAACTATGATGTAGGAAAACTCATGTTTTACCAAGCAAAAGCCCTGAAGCTCCACCATGCAATAGAACTTCTCGAAACCCAAGGATTATCCGCCTTGAGGGCTTACCTCAAGAAGCTCTATGAAGAGGCCAAGAGGGGAAAGACAAAGTCAACAAAGGAGCTAATGCAGGATCAAAAGATGAAAAAGGCAATAGCCCTTCTTGTCCAAGCAAAAGAATTGGGAATCGACCATCCAAAGTTAGACAAGATGAAAGAGCTGATTAAAGAGCAATTGAGCAAGAAACCCGCCTCAAAGATAATCGTCTTCACAAACTACAGGGAAACTGCAAAAAAGATCGTAAAAGAGCTCCTTCAAGAGCAAATAAGGAGCATGCGTTTTGTGGGACAGGCAAATAAAGAAAACGACAGGGGCTTAAGCCAAAAGAAGCAAAAGCAAATTTTAGATCTTTTCTCCCAGGGAGAATTCAACGTTCTCGTTGCCACAAGTGTTGGCGAAGAAGGTCTGGATGTTCCCGAAGTGGATTTGGTTATCTTTTACGAACCTGTGCCTTCTGCCATAAGAAGTATCCAGAGAAGGGGAAGAACGGGAAGACACAGGCCGGGCAGGGTTGTTATATTAATGGCGAAGGGCACGAGGGACGAAGCTTACTACTGGAGTTCCCGCCATAAGGAGAAGCAGATGATCTCTCTCTTAAAGAAGGTGGAGGATATGGTTAAAAAAGAAAAACAAGCCTCCCTCTTAGGTTTTGTAAAGCCGAAAGAGAAGGAGGAAAAAGCTGAGGAAGTTGTCGAAAAGAGGGAAGAGCCAGAGAAAGATGTGTATGAAAAGCTCCCCATAAAGCCAATTTTTGTGAAAAAGCCAAAAGGAATTGTAGTTTATGTTGATTCACGCGAGCTCAAGAGCCAGGTTCCAAAAATACTAAAGGAACTAGGTGCTCATTTGGAAGTTAGAACCCTCGACGTTGGAGATTACATAGTGAGTGAAGACGTGGCTATAGAGAGAAAAGCCGCTAATGATTTTATCCAGTCAATAATAGATGGTAGGCTTTTTGATCAGGCAAAGCGTTTAAAAGAGGCCTATTCCAGACCGGTCATTATTATCGAAGGAGAGCTCTACGGAATTAGGAACGTGCACCCAAATGCCATTAGAGGTGCCTTAGCTGCTTTAACTGTAGACTGGGAGATCCCAGTTCTTTTCGCTAAAGATTCGAGTGAAGTTGCCAACTACATTTACCTCATCGCCAAGCGTGAACAGGAGGAGAGAAAGAAGGAAGTAGCCGTTAGAAGTGAGAAGAAGGCCTTAACATTAGCTGAAAGGCAGAGGCTAATCGTTGAAGGGCTCCCCTATGTATCGGCAACCTTAGCGAGAAGACTCCTCAGGCATTTCGGGAGCGTGGAGAGGGTTTTCACGGCAAAAGAGAGCGAGTTAATGCAGGTGGATGGAATTGGAGAAAAAATAGCCAGAGAGATAAGAAAAGTCATAACTGCCCCATATGAAGAGGAGGAAGAGAAAAATATATAAGATTTTCAAAATTATCTAAACCAATAGAAAAATCACAAACGGGGGTGCCGCTGTGCACAACTTTCTTTCTATACTGGAAAAACTAAAATTTGGTGAAACTGTTTTAGTGGAGTACTCTTCAAAAGCTCCGATTTATCTGCTCTTCCACGAACTTATAAAGTGGAGCAGGGAGAATAACTACCCGGTTCTTGTAGATGACTTCTTGGACACGCTCCACATGTATAAATCTCAGATGGAGATTGCTGGAATAGATACTTCCCTTCTCAACGACCTTAATGTAATAAAGATTGGAGGGGCTATAAACATAGGGAAAGTCCTAGGAAGAGTCCCAATAACTGAGAGCACGGTTTTGGAAAGAGAATACGATAAAATCTTTGAAAAACTGCCCGAAGAGAAAGTGATAAACCTCGTGCTGGGTTTTGATAAGCTTTTCATTCTCCACAGCGAGAGAAAAGATTTCATACCCAGTATATACGGAGTGCTGAAATATCTCGGAAACAAAAAGAGGATT comes from Thermococcus alcaliphilus and encodes:
- a CDS encoding P-loop NTPase, which encodes MQIAVSGGKGGTGKSTVAINLAIALREYFDLALADLDVEAPNDHILLGVELQNEEPVHMFMPRFDYSKCIKCRKCAEVCEENAIITMRDGTPFLMPTLCSGCRACEIVCPVTGAILGGEKLMGHTYLTETPYGSPLVTGKLLEGEERAMPIVTAAKKRAKTLNKELLLVDTAAGTSNTVSKALEDSKLLIAVTEPTPLGLHDLTLILELAKLMGIEAWVVVNRADIGEKKRVEEIVQKYNAEIIGEIPYSEAIIQSYVKGEPIILTDKKEAKIFKGLAERVASYLG
- a CDS encoding P-loop NTPase, which gives rise to MQIAIASGKGGVGKSSVAASLIYLLKDEYSLIAVDADADAPNLDLLFGVERWEEEKELIGAKVARINTSTCIRCGICAERCPYDCIKIVDGNYVVNELTCEGCGVCKLVCPVEGVITLEEVRSGIVRKTTTKYGFPLISAQLDVGRPNSGKLVTEEKEWAKRIMKEKGIEHMIVDSAAGIGCQVIASLGGADVAILVAEPTPASLSDVKRVYKVVQHFREPAYLIINKADLNPGFKGLYEFAEEEGIPIIGEIPYDRALPKSMVMLKPVVEVFPDSKASIVLKEIAEVVKEEILK
- a CDS encoding radical SAM protein: MIAFGPVPSRRLGKSLGINNIPDKVCSYACVYCQIGRTLRMEIERRSFYPPGLVFEEVKRKVEEAKEKGEHIDYLTFVPDGEPTLDANLGKEIEMLKSLNIPLAILTNSSLIWREDVREDLLKLDFVSLKLDAVTEDLWRKVDRPHKSLKLDKILEGMLEFRKEFKGKLVTETMLIDGINYGDEFKKIAKFLRKLNPDIAYIAVPTRPPWEKWVKPAREEVINLAFQTFAEAIGEEKVEYLIGYEGNAFAFTGNVEEDILSIAAVHPMREDALKELLKKANAEWDVVEKLIAEGKLIELEYGGKRFYMRKLKSRELL
- a CDS encoding radical SAM protein is translated as MRCKICGYKSEEISESIGVCVNCLRENPEEALKISRESHRKWRRLIGLPPEVPREGIQCLLCVNECKIPEGSSGYCGVMWNRKGKLVPITGSFDKAYLHWYLDPHPTNCVARPVCPEKEHRGFYNLAVFFAGCNLDCLFCQNIEHKYMIKNGSVDPFEGVVISSKELVDIAMRSRVSCVCYFGGDPTPHSPYAIKTSREILKRAEKVGAIKRICWETNGLENPKIIREMARISLESGGIVKIDWKAYTPSVYEALTGINGEKALQRVKENIRIIVSMDERKEPPLLVVSTLVVPHYIDGKEVGGIARYLAQLNPDIPYVLLAFAPQHLMHDVPTTSKKQMERVYTIARKEGLKRVFIGNLWLLR
- a CDS encoding DUF134 domain-containing protein; the protein is MPRGMGWRRGRRRKMRFIGFIPEVRHFYPAKPPFGPPQPPIFMTYEEFEALRLVDYEGLTQEEAGQRMGVSRGTVWRALSSARKKVAQMLVEGRELIILAQGNEIPRSSQEPEVTDEDSF
- a CDS encoding DEAD/DEAH box helicase, which encodes MYLRKDLIQPRVYQEVIYAKCKDKNSLVVLPTGLGKTLIAQMIADYRLSKYGGKVLMLAPTKPLALQHRESFLKLFDLPEEKINTLTGEIQPERREEIWKKSIIITATPQTIENDLVVGRISLEDVVLLVFDEAHRAVGNYAYVYIAKEYMKQAKHPLILGLTASPGSDEAKIKEIVKNLFIEHIEVRTENSPDVKPYVQGIKFEWVRVELPGIYKEVRKILREMLRDSLKPLAEAGLIESASPDVPKKEILKAGQIINAEMAKGNYDVGKLMFYQAKALKLHHAIELLETQGLSALRAYLKKLYEEAKRGKTKSTKELMQDQKMKKAIALLVQAKELGIDHPKLDKMKELIKEQLSKKPASKIIVFTNYRETAKKIVKELLQEQIRSMRFVGQANKENDRGLSQKKQKQILDLFSQGEFNVLVATSVGEEGLDVPEVDLVIFYEPVPSAIRSIQRRGRTGRHRPGRVVILMAKGTRDEAYYWSSRHKEKQMISLLKKVEDMVKKEKQASLLGFVKPKEKEEKAEEVVEKREEPEKDVYEKLPIKPIFVKKPKGIVVYVDSRELKSQVPKILKELGAHLEVRTLDVGDYIVSEDVAIERKAANDFIQSIIDGRLFDQAKRLKEAYSRPVIIIEGELYGIRNVHPNAIRGALAALTVDWEIPVLFAKDSSEVANYIYLIAKREQEERKKEVAVRSEKKALTLAERQRLIVEGLPYVSATLARRLLRHFGSVERVFTAKESELMQVDGIGEKIAREIRKVITAPYEEEEEKNI
- a CDS encoding DUF257 family protein — translated: MHNFLSILEKLKFGETVLVEYSSKAPIYLLFHELIKWSRENNYPVLVDDFLDTLHMYKSQMEIAGIDTSLLNDLNVIKIGGAINIGKVLGRVPITESTVLEREYDKIFEKLPEEKVINLVLGFDKLFILHSERKDFIPSIYGVLKYLGNKKRIAFYFINADLIKSAVPEILPIMEEISTAVVSIEEKDGFRINLLKPLNI